A single Fusarium oxysporum Fo47 chromosome IV, complete sequence DNA region contains:
- a CDS encoding cell morphogenesis N-terminal-domain-containing protein yields MIAAAGVGFDRSDMQSVATRIDGDASYPSRPPTSLSGNVAPMDRPNASDAPYGMTQRKLERMHSKSRRDHTPHHSHSSRHKDEQKTVGEYALHVLFTSFIAQAEEKLTECVTVPFDPEPNVEQICGPGVDPAFDQLIVALGHIASPKPKALIDSMMLWRKSKSDAANEARSHLQQSRNAAAGAPLVRRNTEPVQAAMPGQGGPDSVFPNGPPTLAARQEFVAQAERRSTVSIYILCRVLLEVISQSNLLSITAEMEDKLESIIFGQLKIADTEQLMVSPLKLANWNLFAQLLGHMSGINFGGVTRRFIEDLDSSLQERVVKSPTSSSGRDAEGKVELVLGGMKHLKLKISPEESWEQSCDFLISLGRLFQKSHGQKVKTAFCQVIEMLLLPIAAKASNSHFMHPKWAEVLAAVGPRLAQMFMKPRHWNFAFPLTATLLCVSSPDNFGSQWLQLILPLQTKVKDRMTKPLCLQVISRLLWTFLYRTNETFQNSLRKIDEVMKLVLPSSKRSLVASDTPCTEPLIQIIRIVGFKYPEYCFRNVVFPLINAELFTSNKELKVEQLDPDRVVVGIRAFLYIMSDLEKGEQGRPPFPQFFENPNSSSTPDRFPVSPAMSSARNSPLSQPDAASKEEYISRPVLTHVLSDGVRDFYLKFCEILGKITIICDNTFGGQAALDEKFNSPLPKTPITETFTFSRKDDHQSAADQKQAFYELLHVAVQALPRCLSVDIPFNSLINLLCTGTAHVQYNIAESSANSLKAIARQSHAQQVTMGFARFIFNFDDRYSTMSDGGMLGHSHIENTLRLYVELLQIWIEEIRQKTRDAATDQPEANASDKRAIKLDLSSIWAEVDQAEAHGLFFLCSQSRRVRHFAVTVLRLIVEFDKALGKEACEDKDSMRLIDILENESSKVMDFNDEQLSVAERSRLQRGLQNANNQGALVELCASDVSYDTTLWFKIFPKLIRMAYEKCPFTVTICRDLICNRILQMYKPIVYLSEPSRGLYYNNEPGSARLGARSATTHPEVMVEQWKLYLIFACTTLADPGALPTAQDPQHVRKASKASSKDKIVTARMLFKYLIPMLSVSSASVRDAVVVAMGSINIHIYRTLLEELQGQVSRCNDEARARIHQRTNSNPRRNRKMDLLRTEITHVFKLTSHFLREPEVYNGEFFLTTLTTYTKDLKLFLMDGEVQMDWEFQKLRRHYCGLMEALFEGINRTKDPSRWMTFESRKSAFSLMEDWCGFSPNQKQIRAREDTMRQSLIDQQTLGERGTATAAMEIEKRNLRTAALSAMAALCGGPISVTTESNVVLQFDVRRMLAWIDSIFNSGSDKMNVIGRRALQNLIVHNQEVPYLMEHCIARCYLAEAPKVLESYFTVVTQVLQDHIDYPCPFWKLLGLCLFTLGNDQSEIRSKSSTVLRSLEARQQRNSKIQDFDISISDKTQAVYKLAQFEISKRLAKQHTELAFHIFSEFTLYFKDLQPAAQRNVVAVMLPWIQSIELKLDPSGGPAAQSFVLLANLLEITIKSSGALHNEVQALWQALASGPYPGNVRLVLEFIMQLCLERREQNFVEYAKQIVVFLSTTNSTPGIKVVEFLLMQITPKAMVPNEKRDAVEPPADINLLPYCANLAEALPVGTKQAGFSLGQLSLILLVDLMVSPVHLTHENVPLLLQVVTVLWDHYTPLVQEQAREMLVHLIHEVVISQIDDQTHDVDKKAIEDLIDMIRRHDRSVVWGYEDSNGKVDDHDSKVPPSMEFLTTEVIKTFETTFPGIKEHWGRLSLTWATSCPVRHLACRSFQIFRCVLTSVDQPMLGDMLARLSNTIADEDPEIQSFSMEILTTLKTIIVKLDAEDLLNFPQLFWTTCACLESINEREFLEAVEMLNKFLTKLDLSSPNVRRILADGQPSRWEGIFEGIQPLLHKGLRSSLCWQPTLDTIDKLVHIPSDGLVGDESRLFFSLLANFPRFLNELEKSTSDESVIQTARLLQEEADNQGLAGIAEALDDFALGNPQGSSKDFIVELWGALREYYLPQMDFQMVTFLTGLLTNSLSWVKIQTMRILCVAIPEVDMRKPELAGHGSDLISPLLRLLQTEFCMEALEVLDNIMTMSGNHMDKHHLRMSMTRPTSRAIRKEYERTQSLFGIPEASGWAIPMPAKKTDATRANIHAAFYTCQGAEGMLTETSPTPDVEFHADDFPYNYFGAPERTETMLSDEGRGDVHSGDLATKLDSLDDFFEEPSSPTTDDDGRSSRTITEYTPESFETGAELYDEQILPILHEASNNTSFQNGFSDRSPGLSREVSSNTMNPGAFSVVIPTVRPGLHSRSITSPSAPASYQPQMGDIVSDDEYVGGFSDADDERPGTGHTESAFYLENMIKPVTRRPQSRMRRGPSSRSRDERSREKPPPQPASRLANSIFPPGMQDHAEGDML; encoded by the exons ATGATAGCAGCCGCTGGCGTCGGCTTTGATCGTTCAGACATGCAATCGGTGGCCACCCGTATTGATGGCGACGCCAGTTATCCTTCTCGGCCACCTACATCTCTCTCCGGAAATGTTGCACCTATGGACCGTCCTAATGCTTCTGATGCTCCATATGGCATGACCCAACGAAAGCTCGAACGAATGCACAGTAAATCTCGGCGCGATCATACCCCCCATCACTCTCACTCTTCTCGTCATAAGGATGAGCAAAAGACGGTTGGCGAATATGCGCTTCATGTCTTGTTCACCTCA TTTATTGCACAGGCGGAGGAGAAGTTGACAGAATGCGTCACGGTTCCTTTTGATCCCGAACCCAATGTTGAACAAATATGCGGACCAGGTGTCGACCCAGCGTTCGATCAGTTGATTGTTGCTCTGGGTCATATCGCTAGCCCTAAACCGAAAGCCTTGATAGACTCGATGATGCTCTGGAGGAAAAGTAAAAGTGATGCTGCCAACGAAGCTCGCAGTCATCTTCAGCAATCTCGGAATGCTGCGGCGGGGGCGCCTCTTGTTCGAAGAAATACAGAACCAGTACAAGCTGCGATGCCCGGCCAAGGAGGTCCTGATTCTGTTTTTCCAAATGGTCCACCAACACTCGCAGCAAGGCAAGAGTTTGTAGCACAAGCTGAACGTCGATCGACCGTATCTATATACATCCTTTGTCGCGTTCTCCTCGAAGTCATCAGCCAGAGTAACTTACTGTCTATCACCGCTGAAATGGAGGATAAGCTGGAAAGTATCATATTCGGACAGCTCAAGATCGCCGATACTGAGCAGTTGATGGTGTCGCCTCTGAAACTTGCCAATTGGAACCTTTTTGCTCAATTGCTGGGACACATGAGTGGCATTAACTTTGGTGGAGTTACCAGGAGGTTCATTGAAGACTTGGACAGTTCTCTCCAAGAACGCGTGGTCAAAAGCCCAACCTCCTCTTCTGGTCGAGATGCAGAAGGAAAGGTAGAACTTGTTTTGGGGGGCATGAAGCACCTAAAGCTCAAGATCTCCCCCGAAGAGTCATGGGAACAATCCTGCGATTTTCTCATCTCACTTGGCCGTCTGTTCCAGAAATCCCACGGTCAAAAAGTCAAGACAGCCTTCTGCCAAGTGATAGagatgcttcttcttccaatcGCCGCAAAGGCAAGCAACAGCCATTTCATGCATCCAAAATGGGCGGAAGTACTTGCTGCTGTCGGACCTCGCCTTGCCCAAATGTTTATGAAACCGAGGCATTGGAACTTCGCATTCCCTCTTACTGCGACTTTGCTTTGTGTATCCTCTCCAGACAATTTTGGATCACAATGGCTGCAATTGATATTGCCTTTACAAACTAAAGTCAAGGATCGAATGACTAAACCCCTTTGCCTTCAGGTCATCTCTCGCTTGTTATGGACATTCCTGTATCGAACTAATGAGACCTTCCAAAATAGCCTCCGCAAAATTGACGAGGTCATGAAACTTGTTTTGCCATCATCTAAGCGAAGTTTAGTTGCATCGGATACTCCGTGCACTGAACCTCTGATCCAGATCATTCGCATCGTTGGCTTCAAGTATCCTGAATACTGCTTTAGGAATGTTGTGTTTCCTCTTATCAATGCTGAACTTTTTACTTCCAACAAAGAGTTGAAAGTTGAGCAACTGGATCCTGACCGGGTTGTTGTTGGCATCAGGGCTTTCCTATACATAATGTCGGATTTGGAGAAGGGTGAACAAGGACGACCTCCGTTCCCACAATTCTTTGAAAACCCAAACTCGAGTTCGACTCCCGATCGATTTCCTGTCTCCCCTGCTATGTCTTCGGCGCGCAACTCTCCGCTATCACAACCAGATGCGGCTTCGAAGGAGGAGTACATCAGTCGCCCGGTCTTAACACACGTCTTGAGTGACGGAGTCCGAGACTTCTATCTCAAATTCTGTGAAATTCTTGGGAAAATCACGATCATTTGTGATAATACCTTTGGTGGACAAGCTGCCTTGGATGAGAAGTTCAATAGCCCTTTGCCAAAAACCCCTATAACCGAAACCTTTACCTTCTCTCGCAAAGACGACCATCAGAGTGCCGCGGATCAAAAACAAGCGTTTTATGAACTCTTACATGTTGCTGTTCAGGCGTTACCCCGTTGTCTTTCTGTTGACATACCTTTCAACTCTCTGATCAATTTGCTGTGTACTGGAACAGCCCACGTGCAGTATAATATTGCGGAGTCATCTGCCAATTCTTTGAAAGCCATTGCCAGACAATCACATGCTCAACAAGTCACTATGGGATTCGCTcgtttcatcttcaacttcgaTGATCGATACTCGACAATGTCTGATGGCGGAATGCTTGGCCACAGTCATATCGAGAACACCCTACGCTTATACGTTGAACTGCTACAGATATGGATCGAGGAAATCAGACAAAAGACCCGTGATGCTGCCACAGACCAACCTGAAGCTAATGCCTCTGATAAAAGAGCAATCAAGCTTGATTTATCTAGTATCTGGGCGGAGGTTGACCAGGCCGAGGCCCATGGTTTGTTTTTCCTCTGTTCGCAATCACGACGAGTCCGTCACTTTGCAGTGACAGTTCTTCGTCTGATTGTTGAATTTGACAAGGCCCTGGGGAAAGAAGCTTGTGAGGATAAGGATTCCATGAGACTGATTGATATTCTTGAAAACGAGTCTAGTAAGGTCATGGATTTTAACGATGAGCAGCTATCTGTTGCCGAACGAAGCCGATTGCAACGGGGTCTACAAAACGCCAACAACCAAGGTGCTCTTGTAGAGCTTTGTGCCAGCGATGTCTCTTATGATACGACTTTGTGGTTTAAAATCTTCCCTAAGCTCATTCGAATGGCCTACGAGAAATGCCCATTTACAGTCACTATCTGCCGCGATCTCATTTGCAACCGTATTTTGCAAATGTACAAGCCAATCGTGTACCTCTCCGAGCCTTCAAGGGGCTTGTACTACAACAATGAGCCAGGAAGTGCCAGGCTAGGGGCCCGATCTGCGACAACCCATCCTGAGGTGATGGTGGAGCAATGGAAGCTGTATCTGATCTTTGCTTGCACAACACTGGCAGACCCAGGGGCTTTGCCAACGGCTCAGGATCCTCAGCACGTTCGGAAGGCATCCAAAGCGTCGTCCAAAGATAAGATTGTGACGGCTCGGATGTTGTTCAAGTACCTCATTCCCATGCTGTCTGTCTCCTCCGCATCTGTTCGGGAcgctgttgttgttgctatGGGGTCCATCAACATTCATATTTATCGGACTCTTCTTGAGGAACTACAAGGCCAAGTCTCTCGATGCAACGATGAGGCACGGGCTCGGATACATCAGAGGACAAACAGCAATCCTAGGAGGAACCGGAAGATGGATCTTCTCAGAACGGAGATCACCCATGTTTTCAAGCTGACTTCGCATTTCCTTAGAGAACCCGAAGTTTACAACGGCGAGTTTTTCTTAACTACTCTTACCACATATACAAAGGACCTGAAGCTATTCCTGATGGACGGAGAAGTCCAGATGGATTGGGAATTCCAGAAGCTCCGACGCCATTACTGTGGACTCATGGAAGCACTATTTGAAGGAATTAACAGAACCAAAGATCCGTCCCGATGGATGACTTTTGAATCCCGAAAATCGGCGTTCTCGCTGATGGAGGACTGGTGCGGATTCTCGCCGAACCAGAAACAGATCCGTGCTCGAGAGGACACCATGCGGCAATCGCTAATCGACCAACAGACCTTGGGCGAGCGAGGCACTGCTACCGCAGCGATGGAGATAGAGAAGAGAAACCTCCGGACTGCAGCCCTCAGTGCAATGGCTGCTTTGTGTGGCGGACCGATTAGCGTCACAACTGAGAGTAACGTGGTCCTTCAGTTTGATGTTCGACGCATGCTTGCTTGGATCGACTCCATTTTCAACTCGGGAAGCGATAAGATGAACGTCATCGGCAGAAGAGCCCTCCAGAACCTAATTGTCCACAATCAGGAGGTTCCTTACTTGATGGAGCACTGTATTGCACGTTGCTATTTGGCTGAGGCCCCTAAAGTCCTCGAAAGCTACTTCACTGTGGTCACACAAGTTCTGCAGGATCACATTGATTATCCTTGTCCGTTCTGGAAGCTCCTTGGTCTATGTCTGTTCACATTGGGCAATGATCAAAGCGAGATCCGGTCCAAGTCTTCGACTGTCCTTCGGAGCTTGGAGGCACGCCAACAGAGAAACTCCAAGATCCAAGACTTTGACATCAGCATCTCAGACAAAACGCAGGCTGTATACAAACTAGCACAGTTCGAAATCTCCAAACGCCTTGCCAAGCAACACACAGAACTGGCATTTCATATCTTCTCCGAGTTCACCCTCTACTTCAAGGATCTTCAACCTGCAGCTCAACGAAATGTTGTTGCAGTCATGTTGCCCTGGATCCAGTCCATTGAGTTAAAGTTGGACCCTAGCGGTGGACCTGCGGCACAGTCCTTTGTATTGCTTGCAAACCTGCTCGAGATCACTATCAAATCCAGCGGCGCACTGCATAATGAGGTTCAAGCTCTTTGGCAGGCTCTTGCATCTGGGCCTTACCCAGGAAACGTTCGCTTGGTTCTCGAATTCATCATGCAGCTGTGTCTTGAGCGTCGGGAGCAGAATTTCGTGGAGTATGCTAAGCAAATTGTCGTTTTTCTCTCAACCACCAATAGCACGCCTGGCATCAAGGTTGTTGAATTCCTTCTTATGCAGATAACCCCAAAGGCCATGGTACCGAACGAGAAGCgagatgctgttgagccCCCAGCTGACATTAATCTTCTACCCTACTGTGCTAACTTAGCCGAGGCTCTCCCAGTTGGAACCAAGCAAGCTGGTTTTTCTCTCGGCCAACTGTCACTGATCCTACTTGTGGATCTAATGGTATCTCCAGTTCATCTTACCCACGAAAACGTcccgcttcttcttcaggtcGTCACCGTCCTTTGGGATCATTACACTCCGCTGGTTCAGGAGCAGGCACGAGAGATGCTCGTGCATCTTATTCATGAGGTGGTCATTTCGCAGATAGACGATCAGACTCATGATGTTGACAAGaaagccatcgaggatctGATTGACATGATCCGCCGGCACGATCGCTCTGTGGTCTGGGGATATGAGGATAGTAACGGCAAGGTTGACGACCACGATAGCAAGGTGCCGCCAAGTATGGAGTTCCTTACAACAGAGGTTATCAAAACCTTTGAGACGACCTTTCCTGGAATCAAAGAGCATTGGGGACGCCTTTCGCTAACTTGGGCGACGTCCTGCCCAGTTCGACATCTTGCTTGCCGGTCATTCCAAATCTTCAGATGCGTTCTTACATCTGTGGACCAGCCAATGCTTGGAGACATGCTTGCCCGATTGTCCAATACTATTGCTGATGAAGACCCGGAAATCCAATCCTTCTCCATGGAAATCTTGACGACTTTGAAGACCATCAttgtcaagcttgatgctgaagaTCTTCTTAACTTCCCACAACTGTTTTGGACGACCTGTGCTTGTTTAGAGTCTATCAACGAACGGGAGTTCTTGGAAGCGGTCGAAATGCTCAACAAATTCCTTACAAAATTGGACTTGAGCTCGCCAAATGTGCGACGAATACTTGCCGACGGCCAGCCGTCTCGCTGGGAGGGGATATTCGAAGGTATCCAGCCTCTACTTCACAAGGGTTTGCGGTCGTCCCTTTGTTGGCAACCAACTCTCGACACAATAGATAAGTTGGTACACATACCAAGCGACGGCTTAGTCGGCGATGAGTCTCGTCTATTCTTCTCGTTACTGGCCAACTTCCCCCGTTTCTTGAACGAACTTGAGAAGTCCACCTCGGACGAAAGCGTTATCCAGACGGCAAGACTCCTCCAGGAAGAAGCCGATAATCAAGGCTTAGCTGGTATTGCTGAGGCTCTGGATGATTTCGCATTGGGGAATCCACAGGGCAGCAGCAAAGACTTCATTGTTGAGCTATGGGGAGCTTTACGAGAGTACTATCTCCCGCAGATGGACTTCCAGATGGTGACTTTCCTAACCGGGCTCCTCACAAACTCCTTGTCGTGGGTGAAGATTCAGACCATGAGGATCCTTTGTGTCGCAATTCCTGAAGTGGACATGCGCAAGCCTGAACTCGCTGGTCATGGATCCGATCTGATCTCCCCACTTCTTCGGCTCCTACAGACAGAGTTCTGTATGGAGGCGCTTGAGGTGCTGGACAACATCATGACCATGTCTGGAAATCATATGGACAAGCACCATTTGAGGATGAGTATGACACGGCCAACCTCGAGGGCGATCCGCAAGGAATACGAGCGTACGCAGAGTTTGTTTGGAATACCTGAGGCATCAGGATGGGCCATTCCTATGCCTGCGAAGAAGACAGACGCTACGCGGGCCAATATTCATGCCGCTTTCTATACTTGTCAGGGGGCAGAAGGGATGTTGACCGAAACTTCGCCCACCCCCGATGTTGAGTTTCATGCCGATGACTTTCCATACAACTACTTTGGCGCACCAGAACGAACCGAAACGATGTTGTCTGATGAAGGGCGCGGAGACGTTCACTCAGGAGATCTTGCAACCAAACTGGACAGCCTTGACGATTTCTTCGAAGAGCCATCCAGTCCTACAACAGATGACGATGGCAGATCTTCCAGAACAATCACTGAATATACCCCAGAGTCCTTCGAAACTGGAGCAGAACTTTACGATGAGCAGATTCTGCCCATTCTTCACGAAGCCTCGAACAATACCTCCTTCCAGAATGGATTCTCCGATCGATCTCCAGGATTATCGAGGGAGGTAAGCTCGAATACTATGAATCCAGGCGCCTTCAGTGTGGTAATTCCTACTGTCAGACCAGGCCTGCATTCCAGATCCATCACATCACCCTCAGCTCCAGCTTCTTATCAACCACAGATGGGCGATATTGTTTCCGATGATGAGTATGTGGGGGGCTTctctgatgctgatgatgagaggcCTGGCACAGGGCATACCGAAAGCGCCTTTTACTTGGAAAATATGATCAAGCCCGTAACACGAAGACCTCAGTCGAGGATGAGGCGCGGGCCAAGCAGCCGTTCACGAGACGAGAGGAGCAGGGAGAAACCACCGCCTCAACCGGCATCACGCCTGGCTAATAGTATATTCCCACCAGGCATGCAAGACCACGCAGAGGGCGATATGCTATGA